In one Sphingomonas sanguinis genomic region, the following are encoded:
- the ruvA gene encoding Holliday junction branch migration protein RuvA has product MIAHLKGRLDSTGIDHAVIDVGGVGYLVGASARTLSSIGPVGEAAMLHTEMLVSEDSIRLVGFASADERDWFRLLTGVQGVGSRVALAILSALEPADLMRAIASGDKAMVARANGVGPKLAQRIVMELKDKVGGIVLAPGSGGGVAASAGAGADAVSALLNLGFRPAEANAAVAAAEEELGAGASLDALVRLALRKAAK; this is encoded by the coding sequence ATGATCGCGCATCTCAAGGGACGTTTGGACTCCACCGGCATCGACCATGCGGTGATCGATGTCGGCGGGGTCGGCTATCTGGTCGGCGCTTCGGCCCGCACTTTGTCGTCCATCGGGCCGGTGGGCGAAGCGGCGATGCTGCATACCGAGATGCTGGTGTCCGAGGATTCGATCCGCCTCGTCGGTTTCGCCAGCGCGGACGAGCGTGACTGGTTCCGGTTGCTGACCGGCGTGCAGGGGGTGGGTTCGCGCGTGGCGCTGGCGATCCTGTCCGCGCTGGAGCCTGCCGATCTGATGCGGGCGATCGCCAGCGGCGATAAGGCGATGGTCGCGCGGGCAAACGGCGTGGGGCCGAAGCTCGCCCAGCGGATCGTGATGGAGTTGAAGGACAAGGTCGGCGGCATCGTGCTCGCGCCCGGTTCGGGCGGCGGGGTGGCCGCGTCGGCCGGGGCAGGCGCGGATGCGGTGTCGGCGCTGCTCAACCTGGGCTTCCGACCCGCCGAGGCCAATGCGGCCGTGGCGGCGGCGGAAGAGGAATTGGGGGCCGGGGCGTCGCTGGATGCGCTGGTGCGGTTGGCCTTG
- the ruvC gene encoding crossover junction endodeoxyribonuclease RuvC, which produces MTPPPAIILGLDPGLGTTGWGVIAVEGNRLRHVANGQIKTEPSMPLPRRLANLHAALYDVIRQQQPDGAAVEEVLGNSNAQSTLKLGQARGIVLLSAAQAGLIVGEYHPSIVKKATVGTGGADKKQVQAMVGHLLPGVKLTGPDAADALAVAITHAHHLASARAMSRRVGAV; this is translated from the coding sequence ATGACCCCACCCCCCGCCATCATCCTCGGGCTCGACCCTGGTCTCGGCACCACCGGCTGGGGGGTGATCGCGGTGGAGGGCAACCGCCTGCGCCACGTCGCCAACGGCCAGATCAAAACCGAGCCGTCGATGCCGCTGCCGCGCCGCCTCGCGAATCTGCACGCCGCGCTGTACGACGTGATCCGCCAGCAACAGCCCGACGGGGCGGCGGTGGAAGAGGTGCTGGGCAACAGCAACGCGCAATCGACGCTAAAGCTGGGTCAGGCGCGCGGCATCGTCCTGCTATCGGCGGCGCAGGCCGGGCTGATCGTCGGCGAATATCACCCCAGCATCGTCAAGAAGGCGACCGTCGGCACCGGCGGCGCAGACAAGAAGCAGGTGCAGGCCATGGTCGGGCATTTGCTGCCGGGGGTGAAGCTGACCGGGCCGGACGCGGCCGATGCGCTGGCGGTGGCGATTACGCATGCGCATCACTTGGCGAGTGCTCGGGCGATGTCGCGGCGGGTTGGGGCGGTTTAA
- a CDS encoding YebC/PmpR family DNA-binding transcriptional regulator yields the protein MAGHSKFKNIMHRKGAQDKKRSAAFSKLSREITVAAKMGTPDPDMNPRLRAAVNAAKAASMPKDNIARAIDKASRGDGENYEEVRYEGFGPGGVSLIIEALTDNRNRTATNVRTAVSKNGGNLGAGGSVSHGFDRMGLINYPASAGDAEKVFEAALEAGAEDVTSSEDGHEIWTAQGDLHEVAKALEPVLGEAEGAKLAWRPQTMVSVDEAAAATLFKLIDTLDDDDDVQTVWGNYEVSDEVMEKLG from the coding sequence ATGGCAGGCCACAGCAAATTCAAGAACATCATGCACCGCAAGGGCGCGCAGGATAAGAAGCGCTCGGCAGCATTTTCCAAGCTTTCCCGCGAAATCACCGTGGCGGCGAAGATGGGCACGCCCGACCCGGACATGAACCCGCGTCTGCGCGCCGCGGTCAACGCGGCCAAGGCGGCCTCGATGCCCAAGGACAATATCGCGCGCGCCATCGACAAGGCCTCGCGCGGCGACGGGGAGAATTACGAAGAAGTCCGCTATGAAGGCTTCGGCCCCGGCGGCGTCAGCCTGATCATCGAGGCGCTGACCGACAATCGCAACCGCACCGCGACGAACGTGCGCACCGCGGTGTCGAAGAATGGCGGCAATCTGGGCGCGGGCGGCTCGGTCAGCCACGGCTTCGACCGGATGGGCCTGATCAACTATCCCGCCAGCGCGGGCGACGCCGAAAAGGTGTTCGAGGCGGCCTTGGAAGCGGGGGCGGAGGATGTGACCTCGTCGGAGGATGGCCACGAAATCTGGACCGCGCAGGGTGATCTTCACGAAGTCGCCAAGGCGCTGGAGCCGGTGCTGGGTGAGGCCGAAGGCGCCAAGCTCGCCTGGCGTCCGCAGACCATGGTCTCGGTCGACGAAGCGGCGGCGGCGACGCTGTTCAAGCTGATCGATACGCTGGACGATGACGACGACGTCCAGACCGTCTGGGGCAATTACGAAGTCTCCGACGAAGTGATGGAAAAGCTGGGCTAA
- a CDS encoding DUF1003 domain-containing protein, with protein sequence MALSTAAEIARRTLGKPAHELDEEEAQVIADIESGQLSARDAADVADETSTWGEKLADRVAAIGGSWGFIITFSVILLGWMLLNSDVLSHFGMAFDPYPYIFLNLMLSTLAAIQAPVIMMSQNRQSAKDRLAASLDYRTNLRAEIDILRLHHKLDNAVTERLDTLEAKIDGLAKALGQS encoded by the coding sequence ATGGCCCTGTCGACCGCTGCCGAAATCGCCCGCCGCACGCTCGGCAAGCCCGCGCACGAACTGGACGAGGAGGAAGCCCAGGTCATCGCCGATATCGAGTCGGGCCAGCTCAGCGCGCGCGACGCCGCCGATGTCGCGGACGAAACCTCGACCTGGGGCGAGAAGCTGGCGGACCGGGTGGCGGCGATCGGCGGCAGCTGGGGCTTCATCATCACTTTTTCGGTGATCCTGCTGGGGTGGATGCTGCTCAACTCGGACGTGCTCAGCCATTTCGGCATGGCGTTCGATCCGTACCCGTATATCTTCCTCAACCTGATGCTCTCGACGCTGGCGGCGATTCAGGCGCCGGTCATCATGATGAGCCAGAACCGGCAATCGGCGAAGGACCGGCTGGCGGCGAGCCTCGACTATCGCACCAATTTGCGCGCCGAGATCGACATATTGCGGCTGCACCACAAGCTGGACAACGCCGTCACCGAACGGCTCGATACGCTGGAGGCGAAGATCGACGGGTTGGCAAAGGCCCTTGGGCAGTCGTAA
- a CDS encoding ATP-binding protein: MTVRVDMGTDERGSSVPIDLEELLATRLLVQGNSGSGKSHLLRRLLEKSAGQVQQVVIDPEGDFVTLSKAYGHVVIEAGDYAEREVGRFASRIREHRASVVLSLEGLEIEGQMRCAATFLNALFDAPREHWYPALVVVDEAQLFAPTTGGEVTEEVRRASLSAMTNLMCRGRKRGLAGVIATQRLAKLAKNVAAEASNFLMGRTFLDIDMARAADLLGMERRQADSIRDLARGTFLALGPAVSRRPITVKIGAVETSARSGSPKLTPLPDAPPPDLQELLFAPVEEAPTLPMTFDPRPRRVPAEELMADLGRPPLPTTAAPPAPEMDEAEVEAIYEQVLRAIVEDPESTFRPASVLFQDFQVRCRMAGLARPPLDLNGFARRLSCARAGIFDVNDPDWQEALALAAMLPDDMLGAFLLVARAAREGLPCPPDTKIAETYGTSSLGRVKRLIAYIESRDLFVCRTDLTGKRSITIPRLGWTTQAAEMG; this comes from the coding sequence ATGACGGTACGCGTGGATATGGGAACCGATGAGCGCGGCTCGTCGGTGCCGATCGATCTTGAGGAACTGCTGGCGACCCGCCTGCTGGTGCAGGGCAATTCGGGGTCGGGAAAGTCGCATCTGCTGCGCCGCCTGCTGGAGAAATCGGCGGGCCAGGTGCAACAGGTGGTCATCGACCCCGAGGGCGATTTCGTCACCCTGTCCAAGGCTTACGGCCATGTCGTGATCGAGGCGGGCGACTATGCCGAGCGGGAGGTCGGGCGCTTCGCCTCGCGGATTCGCGAGCACCGCGCCTCGGTGGTGCTCAGCCTGGAGGGGCTGGAGATCGAGGGCCAGATGCGCTGCGCCGCGACGTTCCTCAACGCCCTGTTCGATGCGCCGCGCGAGCATTGGTATCCCGCGCTGGTCGTCGTCGACGAGGCACAGCTCTTCGCCCCCACCACCGGCGGCGAAGTGACCGAGGAAGTCCGCCGCGCCTCGCTGTCCGCGATGACCAATTTGATGTGTCGCGGGCGCAAGCGCGGGCTGGCGGGGGTGATCGCCACCCAGCGACTCGCCAAGCTCGCCAAGAATGTCGCGGCGGAGGCGTCCAACTTCCTGATGGGCCGCACCTTCCTCGACATCGACATGGCGCGCGCCGCCGATCTGCTCGGCATGGAGCGGCGACAGGCCGATTCGATCCGCGATCTGGCGCGCGGCACCTTCCTGGCGCTCGGCCCCGCCGTTTCGCGGCGGCCGATCACGGTGAAGATCGGCGCGGTGGAAACATCGGCGCGGTCGGGCAGCCCCAAGCTGACCCCCCTGCCCGACGCCCCGCCGCCGGACTTGCAGGAACTGCTCTTCGCGCCGGTCGAGGAAGCGCCGACCCTGCCCATGACCTTCGACCCGCGCCCGCGCCGGGTGCCCGCCGAAGAGCTGATGGCCGATCTCGGCCGCCCGCCCCTACCAACCACCGCCGCGCCGCCCGCGCCCGAGATGGACGAGGCCGAGGTCGAGGCGATCTACGAACAGGTGCTGCGCGCCATCGTCGAGGACCCCGAATCGACCTTCCGCCCCGCCTCTGTCCTGTTCCAGGATTTCCAGGTGCGCTGCCGGATGGCGGGCCTCGCCCGGCCGCCGCTCGACCTGAACGGCTTTGCGCGGCGACTGTCCTGCGCGCGGGCGGGGATTTTCGACGTCAACGATCCCGACTGGCAGGAAGCGCTGGCGCTGGCCGCGATGCTGCCCGACGACATGCTGGGCGCGTTCCTGTTGGTGGCACGGGCCGCGCGGGAGGGCCTGCCCTGCCCGCCGGATACCAAGATCGCCGAGACGTACGGGACCAGCTCGCTGGGCCGGGTGAAGCGGCTGATCGCCTATATCGAGAGCCGCGACCTGTTCGTGTGCCGTACCGACCTGACGGGCAAGCGGTCGATCACGATTCCGCGACTGGGGTGGACGACCCAGGCGGCGGAGATGGGGTGA
- a CDS encoding DUF2312 domain-containing protein: MADENFDSSGNVTADELRLLIERAERLEEEKKGISDDIKDVFAEAKARGYDPKAIKKIMAIRKKKREEYQEEEAILEVYMKALGMI, from the coding sequence ATGGCGGACGAGAATTTCGACAGCAGCGGCAATGTGACGGCCGACGAGCTGCGCCTGCTGATCGAGCGGGCCGAGCGGCTGGAAGAAGAGAAGAAGGGTATTTCGGACGACATCAAGGATGTCTTCGCCGAAGCCAAGGCGCGCGGGTACGACCCTAAGGCGATCAAGAAGATCATGGCTATCCGCAAGAAGAAGCGCGAAGAGTATCAGGAAGAGGAAGCGATCCTCGAAGTGTATATGAAAGCGCTGGGCATGATCTGA